From the genome of Neomonachus schauinslandi chromosome 1, ASM220157v2, whole genome shotgun sequence:
GTTctcaccaaaaaataaatgaataaataaataaaaaataaagtgatggatgttaattaccGCGATGGGAGTATCCTCTCACAATGTAGATCAAATCACCATGATGACACttcaaatatcttataattttatttgttaattatacctcaaagctgaaattttaaaaattacattacttTGTCGGGTTCAAAGGTATGTAAATATAATGCATTTGCCAGGCAGGCACCAGAATCCTATCTGAACTCAAAGTACTTACCCCATTCCCTGTTTGAAAGCTTCAATCAACTCGTTCTTTTTATTCTGATCTTCTACCCAATACACACTTGGAATTACAAACTCTGATATCACACGGCATTCTGGACAAGACCTGAAATTAGAATCAAGGTTAGTATGGGAGAGATGTAGTTATAAATCCTGTGCACACTGCACCACCAAACCCCTTGTTCAAATGCATAAGCACTCCAAATGTTTCCTAACCAAAAATTCCACAAGGTGCAATAACAATCCTCTAAGAACcttctttactgttttcttttttaagtttttatttaaattccagttagttaacatatagtataatatttgtCTCAGGTGTAGAACCTTACTTACTGTTAAAAACATGTTCTTTTCAACAATAAGAAGACAACCCAatttggggcacttggctggctcagttggtggagcacgcaactcctgatcttggggttgtgagttcgagccccccactgggtgtagagattacttaaaaataaaatttttaaaacaaacaaaccagcccaattttaaaatgagcaaaagatttgagtAGGCATTTCTGCAAAATGGccaaaaagcataaaaaagatgctcaagatcattagttatcagggaaatgcaaatcaaaaccataagaagataccacttcacacctacaaTCAGAAATACAGTAACAAGAGTTGATAAGGTTGGGAAGCAACTGGACCCCTCCTACGTTgctggtgtggccactgtggaaagcagcctggcagttcctcaaaatgctGAACAGTTACCATAAGGCCCAGGAATCCCATGCCTAGCTATCTAcgcaaaagaaataaatacaggcCACAAGACAACTTGTTCATGagtattcacagcagcattattcataataaccaaaagaaggaaacaatccaaatgcctgTCGACCAAGGACCCCACTAACTGTGGACATCCACCCGGGGCCATGCTCCTCAAGCCTCTGCGTGGGCCCGCGAGCACGGGCCAAGGCTGAGAGCCGTCAGCTGGGGGGAAGCTCGGGGGAAGCAGCTGGGCCTAGAAAGGCTATGTGTTGTAGGACTCCATTTACAATCAAGGACCAGGACAGGCAAAGCCAGAGGCTAGAAAGTAGAGGAGTGGCTGCCGGGAgctggaaggagcagggaggaaatGGGCAGTGAATGTACAcagaggtttctttttgggatgataaaaatgttctagaattagactGAAGTAACGGTGGCAGCAACTGTGAAAggactaaaaaccactgaactgcacacttttatctcaataaacctgCTATTTTACCACCCAAATGTGTAACTTCAGGCACATTACTTGACTTCACTCTAccccagttttcttatctgtaaatgaGAATGGTCACTGGGTCTGAGAGAATTAAGAGTTAATGTGTGTGAAGAGTTTCTAACAGTACACAGCACACATTCACTTTTCAGTATGAGTAAGCTCTTACCCCGTCCCTCTGAAGAATTTAAGAACCCTGTGTTGTTATATGTCAaggatatctcaataaagctggggaaaaaaagaatcctgtgTTGGCTCCATGGAGCACAAGCTGTGTATCATACATTATGTGAAATGTGTTAGATGtattccatttaatcctcaaacaaccctattttacagatagtGCTGGAGTCAAATAGGCCAGTGCTATGAACACTTTCTCATACAGATGATCCCCGCTGAGTGTCCCCAAACATCCTGATGGTTGGCAGGAGTTGttacctacttttttttaaaggaaaagtactTGGGCTCAAGAAGGCTACTTGATGTGCCCAGGCTCCTGCAATCACGGGCTTGGACTCACTAGTTATCTTCACACTGGAGGACAAGGGGAGGGATTAAGAGTAAATAGAAGAAGGCCCCCAATCTAACGCTCTCCCCAGCTTCCACAGCTGAGACCCCCTAGCTGGACTTACTTAATGATTGGGTTCTCAAACTGCTTGGCACATCTCCACTGCCGGATGCAGGACAAGCAGTATGTGTGATTGCAGTTGGAGAGAATCCCAAATCTCCTCTCAGAAGCAGATGCCTTCTCAAGGACCACTTCCATGCAGATACTGCACACTTTGTCCTGACTTGCTTGGAAGGCAAAGGCCTTTTCCATCTCATGTTCGAATGTCGACATGCAGATCTAAAGTACGGAGAGAAAGGAGGGCCACACTGTTAGGTTCTGGGCTGCTGGACACAAAGCTCTCTCAGACCACAGAAAGGACTTCACACCATCACCTGCCCACCCCCTTGCTTCCCTAGCACGGTATGGTCACCTCCAGTTTAGAGCCGAGACTATGGAGGTCCCAAAAGATTCGAGGACCCATGTGGAATCACAGAGTTCCCAGAACCTGCAGTCCCAGTCTCCTGGCTCTTCTGGGCACTCTTTCCCCACTCTGAACTACATCAATATCAGAAACGCTGGACAATCCTTAACTTGAAACATTAGGCTGGTCGTCCCGAGTCAGAGGGAAGCAGCACTACTTCTCAAAAGAGTAAGTTATTTAATGAATGTATTCATTCAGTAAGCAGGTGCTGAATACTCCCAGGTGAAGCACCATGTATCAGGCATGAGAGTCGATGCGAAGAGCCTGAAGACCCAGGCTCTGCCCTTGGGAGCTCACGATGGATACAGATGCGAGACAAACCAACACGTACAGCACAAAGACCTCAATGCACCTGGGTGCAGAGGAAAGCTCTCATTCTGCGCTCACCTGAACACCCCCGGGAAGACAATGGAGAGTGGAGACTCAGCCTTCACACACCATGGCCTGCTCATCATCGTGAGCTCTGACACTGAGGCTGTGGGCTCCTTTCGGTCTCTCTTACCCATCTTCATACCAAGCACAGAACCTAGTGTGACGCGGTGCCTCCATAAACACTGGGGACCTAATGACCTGAAAGGTCCCTTCCAATACTTGGCTCCTCAAATTCTCTAGAACTTGGCCTGGCTGGACCCCAGGCACAAGGATAAGTAAACCTACGgaggatgtgtgtatgtgtgtgtctctcttacacacacacacacacacacaaacacacaccactCCTGAGTTATTCATTCTCTGAACTTTGCATTGCTTTATGTTTCCAATgcctcttccctttttctttattctaaataatcaaaaattctcaaaatgacaacAGGAAAAAGGACTTGAAAACAGGATTATAAACATGCCAGGTACATACTGAGGGCGTTATGGGCAGAGAGATGATTACAGGAACACCAACAATTTTGTCACTTagtgcattttaaatttcttaaaataagttcaCACAAAGGCTTGCAATTTTACCTTCTCGTGAGCTTTCCTTTGCTCTGGGTCGAAGGGATGCAGGACTCGTAACCTACAGATCTCACACACTTCTCCATGCAAGTAGACACAAGCGTCCCCGAATCGGCACTCCCCAGCCGCCGCGTAGGGGCACAGCTGCTGCTCACTGCTGTAGGAGCTGCCGGCTTCCACGTCATCGAGGCCACTCCTGATCGCATCGAGGTAAGAGTGCGGCTTCATCTCTGGGCTACTCTGGGGATCACTGCAGCCTCCTGCATTACTCACCACACTTGGGGAAGTCTTTTCGTCAGCCATGCCAGAGAGATCTTAATACaaaacacacagcacacacataaAAGAAAACTTGGCCCAAACTTTCTGGTAAGCAGTTAGTGAAAACCTAACAAATTAAGTAACTCTGACCTTGGGAATTCCGCTCTTTGgaccatatagaaaaaaaataggccaagagggaaaaacagaaggaaTAGTATAAAATGCTCATAGTGACATTATTATAatcatgattttgttttaaaaaggacaaaacatAATTGGCAACACAGGAAATTCGCAAAAACAGACCACGATATACAAAAGAACAGTAAAGTTGCTGTTTAAAAGTGACAAATATGGAAATGTCAACCCGTGGACcaataaacactaaaaaaatgataataatgatagttttttttaaacaccaaaatATAAGTCAATGGGAAAATGAAGTCAATAAAATACAGTGCTTTCCTTTATATTAGTAAAGATACCGATCATTATAAAGTAAACTAGAATGAAAATCTAGTGAGTCTTTGGGTCCCAAGGCCAGTGTGGAACCCCTCTATGGCCCTTCTCCCCTACGGCCCTCCCGCCGCATGCACTTACGGCCTTTTTAGAGAGGACACGATTACTTGTTTGCTTAGGATGGACTCTACCTATCTTATCCCACACAATTCTAAGACCCAGAATTCCCTTTACTTGCTGAGGACCAgccaataaaaataacttttatgatCTGTAGCCTActtcctccccaaaccctgtTCCAGGGTACAAACCACTCCCCAAACCCCAATATACTGCTCTATTACCAAAGCTGCTACTGGAAATACCAAACTGGCTAAGCATAATAACTAAGACTATGAACTGACCTAGAAGTAAGACAGTGAAACATGCTCTTTATCAAAATATGTAGCTTTGAAATGAGTCACCTGGTGCTTCTCAGCATTGGGGAACCACCCCGTGGAGACAGCAATTACACGCTGACAAAAGGTACCTCTGCATGTCTTGTCAGGCCAAACTTGGCAGTGAGCCTAGCCTGCAGGCAGAACACATCACCTGAATGCTCTGCAGCCGAATGAAGCTGTCCTCAGGACAGGTCTGGTGTCTACACTCGAACACCTGGCAGGGGGACTAGGTTAGGAACCCCCATGATAAGAGGGGCCAGAAAGGAACATCACGAACAAACAGGACTGCTATTCCAAAAGAGGCAATGAAATGACTTTGCTCACTCACTTCGGTCTCTAAGTACCAATGTTCTCTTTTCACGTTTCCCAGG
Proteins encoded in this window:
- the MKRN2 gene encoding probable E3 ubiquitin-protein ligase makorin-2 isoform X2, which encodes MHGVCREGNQCLFSHDLANSKPSTICKYYQKGYCAYGTRCRYDHTRPSAAAGGAMGTMPHGVPSPGFHSPHPASDLTASIVKTNLHEPGKREKRTLVLRDRNLSGMADEKTSPSVVSNAGGCSDPQSSPEMKPHSYLDAIRSGLDDVEAGSSYSSEQQLCPYAAAGECRFGDACVYLHGEVCEICRLRVLHPFDPEQRKAHEKICMSTFEHEMEKAFAFQASQDKVCSICMEVVLEKASASERRFGILSNCNHTYCLSCIRQWRCAKQFENPIIKSCPECRVISEFVIPSVYWVEDQNKKNELIEAFKQGMGKKACKYFEQGKGTCPFGNKCLYRHAYPDGRLAEPEKPRKQLSSEGTVRFFNSVRLWDFIENRESRHVPNTEDVDMTELGDLFMHLSGVESSEP
- the MKRN2 gene encoding probable E3 ubiquitin-protein ligase makorin-2 isoform X1 gives rise to the protein MSTKQVTCRYFMHGVCREGNQCLFSHDLANSKPSTICKYYQKGYCAYGTRCRYDHTRPSAAAGGAMGTMPHGVPSPGFHSPHPASDLTASIVKTNLHEPGKREKRTLVLRDRNLSGMADEKTSPSVVSNAGGCSDPQSSPEMKPHSYLDAIRSGLDDVEAGSSYSSEQQLCPYAAAGECRFGDACVYLHGEVCEICRLRVLHPFDPEQRKAHEKICMSTFEHEMEKAFAFQASQDKVCSICMEVVLEKASASERRFGILSNCNHTYCLSCIRQWRCAKQFENPIIKSCPECRVISEFVIPSVYWVEDQNKKNELIEAFKQGMGKKACKYFEQGKGTCPFGNKCLYRHAYPDGRLAEPEKPRKQLSSEGTVRFFNSVRLWDFIENRESRHVPNTEDVDMTELGDLFMHLSGVESSEP